A stretch of DNA from Bacillus sp. (in: firmicutes):
CAATCTAAGGGCATAAACACCGAAATGGAGAAAAAAATTAACGCGGCTCTTACCGCAGGTAGTATTTCTGCCATGATTATTCACTCGTACTTAATTGTTGTTCGAGAAGGAGTCGAAACGGTCTTTTTCTTCGCAGCGATTAGCGGTGGAGAAGTAACGAAAGTCTTTCAAAGCTTTGGAGCGTTAAGTGGTTTGTTAATGGCCTTAATTTTAGGATATTTATTTTTCTCCGGTACGATGAGATTTTCATTAAAAACATTCTTTAATGTGACTGGCTTACTCATTATGTTTATTGCGGCTGGATTACTTGTCCAAGGAATTGGTATTTTGCAAGACTTGGGCGTTATGGGATCGTTCTATACAAACGCAGATGGGCGACCGAAACCAGTGTACAACATCATTGAGTTTATGCCAGAGCACGTCCAAGATGAAATGCATTATGAGCGGGATACTGGAAAAGAAGTGCTGATTAGTGGCCAAGTAGGATTATTTATGAGCGCTATGTTTGGCTATAGCCATAACCCATCTTTAGAGCAGTTACTCGCTTATTGGTTATATTTCCTATTTGTTCTTTTATGGATGAAACTCATTAATGATGGTAAAATAAAAAATCCAATGACAGTTCTGGCCAACCTCAAAAAAAATACGAAAGAAAATAATCAAAAAGAAATGAAAAACATTGATTCAATTAATGTTTAAAGCTAGTTCCCTCTTTTCAAAAAGACTCGCAACCTGTTGCGGGTCTTTTCTTCACGAAAAAAATGTTAAAGGATAGATGATCATGCGCACGAATGGTGTCCTATGGTGGGTGGTCACTGGCTTACTTGGTTTTTTATTTTTTTGGCGTCTTCAATATTTAGATCACCTTCCTTCCACATGGGATGAAGTGGATTATACGCTAGGGATCAACGAATATGATGTGCTATCGATGCAACCGCATTTTCCAGGGTATCCGTTTTTTATTCTTGGGGGGATGCTCTTTTCACGTTTGGTAAATACCCCTTCGGAAGGATTAGCACTGTTTAATTGGTTTGTCTTGTTAACAGCGTCCTTTCCGATTTATCGCCTGTCGTGCCATTACCTTCCTCCTTTTCCTTCATTTGTTGTAATGACGGTTACCCAATCTCTCAGCTATAGTTGGATTGTCGCAGCACAGCCGATGTCGGACGGAGCAGCACTTGGCGTCCTTTGGTGGTATATTTACTCCTTGTTACAGGCATACCAATCGACTACTTCGTATCAACGATTGTTACCGATTCTCTTTTTTTCTTTATTAATGGG
This window harbors:
- a CDS encoding FTR1 family protein — encoded protein: MDFQAFLITLRESLEAILIVGLILSYLTRLNADRYKKWVFVGVFLALLTSFLVALLFQVVFTGFASFGSEIYLKVSIMFASVFLLSHMVLWMKKQSKGINTEMEKKINAALTAGSISAMIIHSYLIVVREGVETVFFFAAISGGEVTKVFQSFGALSGLLMALILGYLFFSGTMRFSLKTFFNVTGLLIMFIAAGLLVQGIGILQDLGVMGSFYTNADGRPKPVYNIIEFMPEHVQDEMHYERDTGKEVLISGQVGLFMSAMFGYSHNPSLEQLLAYWLYFLFVLLWMKLINDGKIKNPMTVLANLKKNTKENNQKEMKNIDSINV